The Photobacterium sp. TY1-4 DNA window CTGCTGCGAAAATGGCAGCAGCAACCGCAACTGATCGCCCGGGAAACCTTCACGACCCAAATGGTGTTTGCGAACCCGAAAGCGTTTGAGGAAAACAAACGTTACCTGGATGTGGATTTGAATCGTCAGTTCGGACTGGCTGACTTGAACAACCCGGAGCTGGCAAATTACGAGCAGAGTCGTGCCAAGGTTATTAACCAAAAACTGGGGCCGAAAGGGCATGCAAAAACCGATTTTATTATCGATCTGCATAACACCACCAGTAATATGGGACCAACGCTGATCCTGCTGCAATCGAATGCGTTCAACCGCCAGCTCGGGGCCTACGTCAAAGTGCAGATGCCGGAAGCAGTCATCGTGCTTGAAGATCAGGTCTCTGTTGAAGATCATCTGTTCCTCAGCTCCATCACCCCGCAAGGCGTGATAGTCGAGGTGGGGCCGCAGTCGCAATCGGTGTTGCGTCAGGATGTTCTGGATTGGATGGAGACGATGACCCGCCACATTCTGGATTTTATCGAGCTGCACAATACCGGGGCGATCCCGGCGCTGCCGGCGTCCTATGAAGCGTTTAAATATGAAGAAACCCTGAAGCTGCCGGAAGATGAGCAGGGTGAGCGTATCGGCATGGTTCACCGCAATGTGCAGGATGCAGATTTTAAACCGCTACTCCCGGGTGACCCGATTTATACCTTGTTCGACGGCACGGAAGTTTGCTGGGAAGGCGACTATGAAGCCTACCCGCATTTTATCAATGAAGCTGCGTATTATGATAACAACCTTGCGATGTCTTTGGCCCGGAAAGTGATTGTTGAAGTCTGAGCCGGCCTGAAAAAGATGCAGGTTGCACCCTGTCAAGAGCAGCTCTCGGAATGAAGCTGCTCTTTTTGTTTTGATTTCGGGTTCTCGACGCAGAGGATTTGACGATGACAACGCAACAATTCCCAACCCCACCGCGGCCTCCAGCGCCACGTCCCCCGGCATTCCCTTCGGGGCGGCTCTATGCGCTGATCGGGATCACCATGCTGGCATTTGCTGCCAATTCTCTCCTGAACCGGGTGGCACTCACCACCACAAACATTGATGCGGCGTCGTTTACGGCCATTCGTCTGTTATCCGGGGGCGTGATGTTATGGATGCTCACCCGAGTCAAATACGGCAAGGAGGCTCTGCGGGGAGATTGGTATTCGGCGTTGGCGTTGTTCGGGTATGCTGGGGGCTTTTCATTTGCGTATCTGAGTCTGCCGGCGGCAACCGGGGCGCTGCTGCTGTTTGCAGCCGTTCAGATCACCATGCTGGGCTATGGTTTGTGGACCGGGGAAAGGTTCCAGCGGCTACAGTGGGTCGGGTTTACCCTGGCGGTCCTCGGACTTGTGGTGTTGCTGTCCCCGGGGCTGAGTGCTCCTTCGTGGACCGGGGCCGGGTTGATGTTGATGGCCGGTATTGCCTGGGGGGTGTATTCGCTTCGCGGCAAAGGTGTTGGTGCCCCTTTACTGGTCACGACAGGTAATTTTATTCGCAGTGTCCCGCTGGCGGTGCTCCTGGTGGTGGTTACGTCGACGTCAGTCACAATCGATGTTGTCGGGGTCGCTTATGCGGTGCTCTCCGGCGCGTTGGCGTCCGGATTGGGCTATGCGCTCTGGTACCAACTGTTGCCCGCGATCCAGGCAACCACCGCCGCGACGGTCCAGCTCAGTGTGCCGGTGTTTGCCGCGGTGGGTGGCGTCTTGCTGCTTGGCGAACCTTTGTCGCTTCGGCTCCTGCTATCATCACTGGCCATTCTCGGGGGGATCGCACTGGTGTTGCGGGCGCCGGGGAAGCCGCGCCCTGACTAGCGGTTATTGATCAAAAATGTGGGTATGGATCGGCAGCGGGTTTCCGAGCCATTGAGCCCGCGAGGTGTGATCGGCCAGCTCTTCATCACTGACCGGATGGATCAGCACCGTCAGACCTTTTCGGTGTTGATCCAGCCACTCAATAAATCCCAAATCATTGTTGAGAAAGTGGACTTCGAACATCGGTTTGTCATGCGGGCCGACTTTCCGATGGACCAAGGGAAAAATGGCCGTAATGTCGGAACGTTCCTGACGAATGCGCTGATGGACCGCTTCGGCGGTGGTCTGCTCTGGCAGATCAAAGTAAACATGGGCATGAAACATGGCTTGCTTCTCCTGATATTGTTCATTCTCGTGCAATCGGTGATGCCAATTGCATTCCCTGCCTGAATCTGAGCCGATGGTTGAGACCATCTGATGTGCGGGTAGGGATTTGATGCAAGCTATTGTATATCAAGGGCGTATAAAGACCAGCAGCAGAACTTGACGGAATTGTTCGAAATATCTGATGAACGCTCGAATGCGTTGCAGCAGGTTAATCTGACGGCGGGTTTGATGCCTCCAGGTGGCGATGTTTGATGAAATGAATCAGCCACTGGGTGACCGCGAGGTGGTCTGTTTTTCCGGCCAGGGACTCGAGGGCAGCCCGGGCCGTAGCTGGGGGGTAACTGCTATGGCGCAGGGTGATTAAATCCTGCAGGTAGGTCGGGGTGAATTCCGGATGTCCCTGGATACCGAGAAAATGGGTGCCGACCAGAATCATGGCATAAGGGCAGCTTTGGCTACCGGCCAGAACCCGGGTATCCGGCGGGAGCTGGACAATTTGATCCTGATGACTGACCAATAAGGCATATTGTGGGGCAGAATGGGTTAGCCAGCTATGCAGGCGGGTTTCGGGAAGGTTCAGCTCGGCTCTCGCCAGGCCAAGCCCCCAGCCGGATTCAGCGCGGCAGACTTCTCCGCCGAGCGCCCGGGCGATCATCTGGTGACCAAAGCAAATGCCGACAAAAGGCAGGTGCTGCGCGTAGAGTTGATGGACGAACGATTCAAATACCCGGATCCACTTGATTTCGTCGTTGACCCCGAACCGGCTGCCGGAGGTGATGTAACCGTCACATTCGTCCAGCGCTTGCGGATACTGGCCTTCGGTTACCCGATAAAAGTTGAGGGTGATCGAGGAATCGACCTCGGAAAACAGCCGGGTAAACATTTCCGGGTAGTTCCCGTGGTGATCGCGTAGCGCTTGTCTGACGTCATCACAGAGCAGGACCCCGATTCTCATTGTGTTCTCCTACCATGTGTGGCTGTTGCGTGGGTGTTGTGTGTCTGTTTCGTGGCTATTGCGTAGATGTTGTGTGGTTTACCGGCGTGGCTTGGCGCAACATCGCAACGCCCGCGCGGTCCCGATTCAGATGATCTCAAAATAGCGGCTGAGCTCCCAGTCCGTGACATGCTTTCTGAACTCCCGCTCTTCCCATTCCCGCGAGGCGGCAAAGTGCTCGACAAAGGCATTTCCGAACAGGCTCCGGGCTGCTTCCGAGGCTTTGAACCGCTGGGTGGCATCCCACAAGGTGCGCGGTAGCTCCAATTCAGGCGCATGGGGTTGCTCGTAGGCATTGCCCACGACGGCTGGATAGGGTTCCCAGCCCTGGACGATGCCGTAAAGCCCGGAGCCGAGTGCTGCCGCCAGCGCCAAATAGGGATTGGCATCTGCGGCACCAATCCGGTATTCAATTCGCTGGCTTTTGGCCGAGCCGGTGATCACCCGTAGTGCCGTGGTGCGGTTTTCGATCCCCCAGGTCGCATCCGTCGGGGCCCAGAAACCGGGGATCATCCGGCTGTAGCTGTTTACCGACGGGGCAATCATACACAGCAGCTCCGGCATCAGGCGTTGCTGGCCGGCGAGAAACTGGCGCTGGAGTTGGCTCATGCCATCGGTCTGATTGGCATCGTAGAAGACCGGGGAGCCGTCTTTGTTTTTCAGGGATAGATGAATATGGCCGCTCTGACCAGGATAGTCATTGCTCCATTTGGCCATGAAGGTCGCCATCAACTCGTTCTTCTGCGCCAGTACCTTCATATAGGTTTTGAACAGCGCCGCTTTATCACCGGCCGCCCCGGCTTCATCCACGGCAATGGCGGCTTCAATGACGCCCGGTCCGGTTTCAGAGTGGATCCCTTCAATGGGGAAATCCATGGTTTCGCCCATGGCGAGAATGCTTTTGTACAACCCTGAGTAGGTTGAATTTCGGATCATCGAATAACCGAACCAGTCCGGGGTGATTGTTTCCAGGTTTCGAAATCCTTTCTCCCGGATCGAATGTGGCGTTTCACGGAACAGGAAAAATTCATATTCGAGTGCGGCCAGGGCCTTGAATCCCATCTCCGTGGCGAGATCGGTGACGCGTCGCAGCATCGCCCGCGGGCAGATCGGCTCGGCACTGCCGGCAAACTCGGCAATAAACAGCAGCATGCCATCTTCATCCAGCACATCCCGGCAACTGTCGGGAATGATCCGGACCGGTGCATCCGGGTAACCGGTATGCCAGCCGGTGTAACGGGCATTGTCGTAGAGCTGATCTTTCACATCCCAGCCGAGTACGACATCACAAAAGGCAAAGCCGTGGTCCAGGGACGAAAAGAATTTGTCGACGGACATATATTTGCCTCGCATGACGCCGTCGTTATCAAACAGCCCGACTTTCACGTGACTCAATCCGCGGGCTTTGATGATTGCTTTGGCATCATCAGCGGTCTTTACGTCTCTTGGTTCCATATGGCGGGTTCCCCAATGCTGCACCACAGCCGATTGATGTGTTGGTTGGTCCGGAGCCTTGCTGTCTGCAGTCGCCGCTGTTCTCGGGCAGCCGGTTACAAGGTTTTCCAGGTGGCTGATATATTTAACCTAGGAAGGTGACACATATTCGTCAACTTCCCCCTGTTGAATTCTCGGTCCGAGGGAGGTGGTGGCATGAAACGTGTTCCTGAGCCTTTTCGAATTAAAATGGTCGA harbors:
- a CDS encoding DOPA 4,5-dioxygenase family protein; its protein translation is MFHAHVYFDLPEQTTAEAVHQRIRQERSDITAIFPLVHRKVGPHDKPMFEVHFLNNDLGFIEWLDQHRKGLTVLIHPVSDEELADHTSRAQWLGNPLPIHTHIFDQ
- a CDS encoding glutamine synthetase family protein gives rise to the protein MEPRDVKTADDAKAIIKARGLSHVKVGLFDNDGVMRGKYMSVDKFFSSLDHGFAFCDVVLGWDVKDQLYDNARYTGWHTGYPDAPVRIIPDSCRDVLDEDGMLLFIAEFAGSAEPICPRAMLRRVTDLATEMGFKALAALEYEFFLFRETPHSIREKGFRNLETITPDWFGYSMIRNSTYSGLYKSILAMGETMDFPIEGIHSETGPGVIEAAIAVDEAGAAGDKAALFKTYMKVLAQKNELMATFMAKWSNDYPGQSGHIHLSLKNKDGSPVFYDANQTDGMSQLQRQFLAGQQRLMPELLCMIAPSVNSYSRMIPGFWAPTDATWGIENRTTALRVITGSAKSQRIEYRIGAADANPYLALAAALGSGLYGIVQGWEPYPAVVGNAYEQPHAPELELPRTLWDATQRFKASEAARSLFGNAFVEHFAASREWEEREFRKHVTDWELSRYFEII
- a CDS encoding DMT family transporter codes for the protein MTTQQFPTPPRPPAPRPPAFPSGRLYALIGITMLAFAANSLLNRVALTTTNIDAASFTAIRLLSGGVMLWMLTRVKYGKEALRGDWYSALALFGYAGGFSFAYLSLPAATGALLLFAAVQITMLGYGLWTGERFQRLQWVGFTLAVLGLVVLLSPGLSAPSWTGAGLMLMAGIAWGVYSLRGKGVGAPLLVTTGNFIRSVPLAVLLVVVTSTSVTIDVVGVAYAVLSGALASGLGYALWYQLLPAIQATTAATVQLSVPVFAAVGGVLLLGEPLSLRLLLSSLAILGGIALVLRAPGKPRPD
- a CDS encoding aspartoacylase, whose protein sequence is MKSVAVVGGTHGNEFSGIYLLRKWQQQPQLIARETFTTQMVFANPKAFEENKRYLDVDLNRQFGLADLNNPELANYEQSRAKVINQKLGPKGHAKTDFIIDLHNTTSNMGPTLILLQSNAFNRQLGAYVKVQMPEAVIVLEDQVSVEDHLFLSSITPQGVIVEVGPQSQSVLRQDVLDWMETMTRHILDFIELHNTGAIPALPASYEAFKYEETLKLPEDEQGERIGMVHRNVQDADFKPLLPGDPIYTLFDGTEVCWEGDYEAYPHFINEAAYYDNNLAMSLARKVIVEV
- a CDS encoding type 1 glutamine amidotransferase codes for the protein MRIGVLLCDDVRQALRDHHGNYPEMFTRLFSEVDSSITLNFYRVTEGQYPQALDECDGYITSGSRFGVNDEIKWIRVFESFVHQLYAQHLPFVGICFGHQMIARALGGEVCRAESGWGLGLARAELNLPETRLHSWLTHSAPQYALLVSHQDQIVQLPPDTRVLAGSQSCPYAMILVGTHFLGIQGHPEFTPTYLQDLITLRHSSYPPATARAALESLAGKTDHLAVTQWLIHFIKHRHLEASNPPSD